TCCTGCAATCTCTATGGCATGGACGATGCCCAGCGCGTTGCCCATGGAGAGGATGCTTTCGATCCCGGCGGATATTTCATTGTAAACGGTACCGAGCGCGTGCTCATGACCTTAGAAGACCTTGCGTCCAACAAGATCATGACCGAGTTTACTGAGCGCTACAGTGAACGCATCTATGTAGCAAAGGTTTTCTCGCAGTTCCGCGGATACCGCGCACTGGTGGTTGTTGAACGCAACAAGAAGAACCTGCTCGAAGTTTCATTCCCGTCCGTTGCCGGTCACCTGAAATTTGTCGACCTGATGCGTGCACTGGGCATGATCAATGACCAGGAAGTTGTCAATGCGGTCTCGACCGATGAAGACATCCTGACGTTCATGATGCAGAACCTCGAAGAGAGCGAGTGTGACTCCGTTGACGGAGGTGTCATGTACGTAGGTAAGAAACTGGCACCCAACCAGACAAGGGATTACCAGCGCAAGCGGGCTGAATTCGTGCTGGACAACTATCTCCTGCCCCATCTCAACTACTCCATGCCAGCCACTTTAAAGGAAGGCGACGAGGGATACCAGGAAGCGGTTCTCTCGGTCCGGCTTGCAAAGGCCCATTTCCTCGGGCGCATGGCAGAGGCCTGTTTCGATCTCGTGCTGAACAAGCGCAGGATCGATGACAAGGACCACTACTCCAACAAACGGCTCAAACTTGCCGGAGACTTAATGGAAGATCTCTTCCGTATTTCCTTGAACAGGCTGACCCGTGATATCAAGTATCAGCTCGAACGCGCCAGCATGCGGCA
The sequence above is drawn from the Methanomicrobiales archaeon HGW-Methanomicrobiales-1 genome and encodes:
- a CDS encoding DNA-directed RNA polymerase subunit B'' (DNA-dependent RNA polymerase catalyzes the transcription of DNA into RNA using the four ribonucleoside triphosphates as substrates. The beta subunit is part of the catalytic core which binds with a sigma factor to produce the holoenzyme) yields the protein MLSRAYFSREHVARHQLDSYNYFLKHNLQKVVNEQRIIETDIENRGKNNEAVWVELGEITVKKPLVREADGSQSELYPCEARLRNLTYAAPIQLGLTLVHGEERQEAIVTTIGQLPVMIGSTSCNLYGMDDAQRVAHGEDAFDPGGYFIVNGTERVLMTLEDLASNKIMTEFTERYSERIYVAKVFSQFRGYRALVVVERNKKNLLEVSFPSVAGHLKFVDLMRALGMINDQEVVNAVSTDEDILTFMMQNLEESECDSVDGGVMYVGKKLAPNQTRDYQRKRAEFVLDNYLLPHLNYSMPATLKEGDEGYQEAVLSVRLAKAHFLGRMAEACFDLVLNKRRIDDKDHYSNKRLKLAGDLMEDLFRISLNRLTRDIKYQLERASMRHRDLSIGTAVRADVLTERLLHPLATGNWVGGRTGVSQLLDRIDHMAVLSHLRRVISPLSRSQPHFEARDLHPTQWGRICPSETPEGPNCGLVKNFAQMVEISKGVDNEEEIMQILHNLGVEQIKGESR